The following DNA comes from Desulfuromonas sp..
CCACCCAGAGGCATTCGACGGTGTCGCCGGAGCAGGGCTGGGGCTTGGCGTGCAGATGGTGGGTGAAATCGAATTTGGGATGTTTCAGCTCGATGAGAACGGTCTTCTCGACAAAATTGATAAAATTTAATCTATTGAGCATTTGTGTTTTGTTGATCGATTTGCTTTTTTTCTCCGTCGCTGTCGCCATCAACTCCAGGGGGACTGGATTGGCGGCTTTGGAGGAGGACTCCATGCTGCTAGTCGATTCTCCACCTGGCGGTGGAATGGATGCGGCTGATCTGTGTGGAGCACTAAAAACGAATAACGTGCCTGTCCCAATTTTTTGAAATTACCACAGGGGCGGCCTCAGGACAAGCGGCAAGATGGTGATCGTCTGCCTGGGAATTGGGACATGGGAGTGATCATCTCCATCCGGATATAAAAGGAAAAGGGCCCTCGAGTCGAGGGCCCTTTCCTATCCGAGGCGGATGTTCTTTAGAGGCTCCGGCCCCATTCGGGGTTGTTCATGGGGTCGCCTTCGTAACCGAGTTCTTTCCAGTTCATGCGTTTCGAGTCGCCATGGCAGTCGAGGCAGGAGAGGGCCTGCTCCTTGGGGGAGACCATGTGATTGATGCGCCAGTACATGATTGACGGGGCGAAGCCGTAGGAGCCGCTGTACGGAAGGCCGCTCGCCTCCATGCCGAGGCGGGCCGATTTGTCCCAGTCGAGGGTCTTCCAGTACCCTTCCTTGCCGAAGAGCTTGGGGGTGATGAAGATGTTGTTCTTGGTGTCGTAGATCTGTTTGCCGGAGTGTGTTTTGAACGGGTAGATCTTGGCGGCCTTGTCCTGCTTGTCGCCGTTGGGATAGGCGAGGGGGGTCACCTTGGAGGGGTCCATCGTGTCCCCGGTCAGGTAAGCACCGGCCGTGCCGTTGTACCACCGGTAGGTCGGAACGACCTTCTTGCCCCAGGAAAAGTCCCCTTTTTTCTTGCTATAGGTCGCCTTGCCGAGTTTGTCGATGGGGGTCGGGTCGATGTCTCTGCCGGCGGTGGACCAGTCCCAGGAGAGCTTGGTGGGGATCTCTTTGGCGAAGTGGGGGATGTGGCAGCTTTGGCAGGCCAGCGAACCGGCATGGGTGTTGAGCCGCGACTCCTTGTGCGGGTCCGCGCCGTGGCACTTGTCGCAGCCAATGTGGTCCGTCCCGCCGGGGCTGACGACCATGGCCCGTCCCATGATCTTGTGGCTGGAGGTTTCGTGGCAGTTCTGGCACTGAAAGTCGTTGCCGTCGGGAGACATGTGGACGTCGACCGATCGTTCCGGGTACTCCATGGAGGAGTCGAGGTCGCCGTGTTTGACTGCGTCGCCGCCGCCGCCGAAGAAGTGGCAGGCACCGCAGTTGGCCCGGGTCGGGTTGCCGACGTTCTGGGCCACCCGCAGCAGGTCGATCCCTTTGGCGGGAGCGCCGGCGCCGGTCGGCTCTTTTTTATAGGTGCCGGTGGTGTCGTGGCAGACGAGGCAGTCGACGGCCGTTTTGTCCGTGAAGTCGAAGCCGGCGTCCTTCCAGCCGTAGCCGATGTGGCAGCTGGTGCAGCGGGGTTCGTTTGCGGCGGTGGAGACGCAGAAGTTGTTGATGGTGTTCTTCTTCCCCCGGTCAACGGATTTGCCCCGGATTCCCTGGAGGGCAGACCATGTCCAGTGGGAGGTTCCCATGACCTCGGCGGCCGCGTCGTCGTGGCAGCGGAGGCATTGCTTGGTCGCCGCAGGGCCACTGTCGATCGGGCCTTTGATCAGGGCGGCGTGGTTCGTGGAGGCCACGGCGGGGGAGATGCTTAACAGGAGGCCGCCAAGGGCGACCAGGAGGGTGGAAATGGGTTTCGTCATCGATTTTGCCTCCTGAACTGAGGTGGAAGGGTCAAATTGAAACTTACCAACCTTGAAGGGAATGTCAATTGCCCCCCGGGCTCTTTTGCCGGAGAATGTAGCAGCGTGATAGGTCTCTGTCAAAAGGGGGATGGCGACCCTTTCATGAGAGTGTCTGAGCGATAGGCAAAAAAAATGGGCACCCGCAGAGCGGGTGCCCCAAATCCCGTTGAGGTACGGGAGGGAGGTCTTAGTTCTTGGCAGGGGAACGGTCGTCCATGGGGTCGGCCTTGTATCCCAGGGCTTTCCAGTCGAGGCGGCCGTTGTCGCCGTGGCAGTCGAGGCAGCCGAGGGCCTGCTCCTCGGGAGCGACCATGTGGTTCAGGCGCCAGTACATCTCGGTCGCCGCGAAGCCGTAGGAGCCGCTGTAGCTGATCCCCTTCTCCTTCATGATCGGGTTGGACTCCATGCCGAGCTTGGCGGCCTGGTCCCAGTCGAAGGTCTTCCAGTAGCCGCCCTTGCCGAAGACCTTGGCGGTGATGAAGACGTTGTTCTTGCTGTCGTAGATCTGCTTGCCGCGGTGGACCTTGAAGGGGTAGATCTTGGCGTTCTTCTCGCCTTTGCTTCCGAGGGGGTAGCTGAGCTTGGTGACCTGGTCGGGGTCCATCTTGTCGCCGGGGAGGTAGGCGCCGGCGGAGCCGTTGTACCAGGCGTACTCGGGGGTGACGTTCTTGCCCCACTTGAAGTGCCCCTTCTTCTTCATGTAGGTGTGCTTGCCGTATTCGTCTTTGTGCTCGCCCTCGAGGTTCTGGCCTGCGGTGGACCAATCCCACTCGAGCTTGGTGGGGATTTCCTTGGCGTAGGCCGGGATATGGCAGGTCTGGCAGGCCACGGCCGCGGCGTGTGTGTTCAGGCGGGATTGCTTGTGAGGCGAGGCGTCGTGGCATTTCTCGCAGCCGAAGTGGTTCTCGCCTCCGGGGGAGACGCCGAGGGAGTTGCCCGGGATGAGGTGGTTCTCAGGTTCATGGCAGGCCTGGCACTGGAAGTCGTTCCCTTCGGCGTCCATGTGAACGTCGACGGTACGGTCCGGGTAGGCCATGGAGGAGTCGAGGTCGCCGTGCTTGACGGCATCGCCGCCGCCGCCGAAGAAGTGGCAGGCGCCGCAGTTGTCGCGGACCGGTTTGCCGACGTTCTGGGCCACGCGCAGCAGGTCGACGCTCTTGGCGGGATTGCCCGCGCCGGTCGGTTCCTTGACATAGGTGCCGGTGGTGTCGTGGCAAACGAGGCAGTCGACCTTGGTCTTGTCATTGAAGTCGAAGTCGTTGTCGGTCCAGCCGTACCCGGCATGGCAGCTCGTGCAGCGCGGCCAGTTGCCGGTGACGGAGATGCAGAAGTTGTTGATGGCGTTCTTCTTGCCGCGCGCCACGGTCTTGCCGTCGACTTTCTGCTCCAGGGCCCAGGTCCAGTGGGACGTCTTCATGACGTCCGTGGCGGCGTCTTCGTGGCACTCGAGGCACTGCTTGGTCACTTCGGGGCCGGTGGTGAAGGGACCCTCGACGAAGCCGGTGTGGTCGGTTTCGGCGGCCAGGCCGGGCAGGGCCGGCAGGCAGATAAAGGCAGCCACCAGGGTGGCGAGAAGCCATTTGCGGGAGTGGATCGACATGTTTTTCAACCTCCGTCTCGTGGTGTTGGGATAGTCTCGCCCGGCGGGCGGGGTGTTGCGAAATGGGTTGGATAAAGACAACAATGTAATGCCAAGATCTGAATATGCAATTTTTACCATGTTTGTGCGTTCCAAGTCAATACTGATCTTTATCGGCGGCAGGGCCCCATTTCTTGCGGCTTTTTCTCCCAAGGGTATACTTTGGTCAGTTTTGTTCGCCGGATATTTTCCGCCAAAGGAGCAGATACCTCAATGAACTGCGCGAAACTTCTGGTCAGGTGCCTGGAAAAGGAAGGGGTCAGGTTCGTCTTCGGCGTTCCCGGGGAGGAGAACCTGGCGCTGATGGAGGCGCTGCGCGACTCGGCCATCCGCTTCGTGACGACCCGCCACGAACAGGGGGCCGCCT
Coding sequences within:
- a CDS encoding tetrathionate reductase family octaheme c-type cytochrome, with protein sequence MTKPISTLLVALGGLLLSISPAVASTNHAALIKGPIDSGPAATKQCLRCHDDAAAEVMGTSHWTWSALQGIRGKSVDRGKKNTINNFCVSTAANEPRCTSCHIGYGWKDAGFDFTDKTAVDCLVCHDTTGTYKKEPTGAGAPAKGIDLLRVAQNVGNPTRANCGACHFFGGGGDAVKHGDLDSSMEYPERSVDVHMSPDGNDFQCQNCHETSSHKIMGRAMVVSPGGTDHIGCDKCHGADPHKESRLNTHAGSLACQSCHIPHFAKEIPTKLSWDWSTAGRDIDPTPIDKLGKATYSKKKGDFSWGKKVVPTYRWYNGTAGAYLTGDTMDPSKVTPLAYPNGDKQDKAAKIYPFKTHSGKQIYDTKNNIFITPKLFGKEGYWKTLDWDKSARLGMEASGLPYSGSYGFAPSIMYWRINHMVSPKEQALSCLDCHGDSKRMNWKELGYEGDPMNNPEWGRSL
- a CDS encoding tetrathionate reductase family octaheme c-type cytochrome; the encoded protein is MSIHSRKWLLATLVAAFICLPALPGLAAETDHTGFVEGPFTTGPEVTKQCLECHEDAATDVMKTSHWTWALEQKVDGKTVARGKKNAINNFCISVTGNWPRCTSCHAGYGWTDNDFDFNDKTKVDCLVCHDTTGTYVKEPTGAGNPAKSVDLLRVAQNVGKPVRDNCGACHFFGGGGDAVKHGDLDSSMAYPDRTVDVHMDAEGNDFQCQACHEPENHLIPGNSLGVSPGGENHFGCEKCHDASPHKQSRLNTHAAAVACQTCHIPAYAKEIPTKLEWDWSTAGQNLEGEHKDEYGKHTYMKKKGHFKWGKNVTPEYAWYNGSAGAYLPGDKMDPDQVTKLSYPLGSKGEKNAKIYPFKVHRGKQIYDSKNNVFITAKVFGKGGYWKTFDWDQAAKLGMESNPIMKEKGISYSGSYGFAATEMYWRLNHMVAPEEQALGCLDCHGDNGRLDWKALGYKADPMDDRSPAKN